The genomic region GGCCATGGATGAAATGGGTGAAGTTCTGGGTCATGAATTCTACTACCGAATGTGGAAACCAGCCGGACAGGAAAATTTCACCGTTGAAAAGGGAGACGAAACCCAGGTAAAACTTCTCTTCCGGGACTGCGTTGTCAGGCAAACTCTCCGAAGAACAGGATTACCTCAAAAAGGTCCTTTATGTTATCTTTTATACGGTTATATGGTAGGGGCCGTGGAAGAAGTTATGGATATTAAAGGAAAGGTTGACATTGACCATGTAGGTCCCAATGCCTGCCTTAAAACTCTCACCATCAAATGGGGTGGTAAATAATGGTTAAAATAGCCCTAGAAGCTCTGGCCAGCTGTTCTGGATGTGAAGTTTCCATCCTGGACCTTCACGAAGATCTGGCCACACTACTGGATCAGGCCGAAATAGTTTACGCACCCATATTGATGGATGTCAAAGAAGTTCCTGATGACATTGATATTGCCATTGTCTCTGGTTCTGTCCGTAACGCTGAAAACAAGGAAAGACTGGAAGAACTCCGGGAAAAATCCAAGTACCTCATTGCCTACGGGACCTGTGCCTGTTTTGGAGGCATAACTGGTATGGCTGACCTTTATACCCCCGAAGAAGTGACATCCAGAACCTACTCCGACAACCCCAGTACTGAATCTGCACCTCTCCCCAATGAAGTTGTTCCCGAACTCTTGAGCATTGTCCACCCGGCAGCAGACTTCACCCGAATAGACGGATTCATACCGGGCTGCCCACCCAAAGAACAACTCACCCACGATATACTCATTCCCCTCATAAACGACGAAGCCCCCGATGTTCCTAAAAAAAGTGTTTGCGCCGATTGCAAACGGGAAATGGAACACGTTGAATTCGACACCATACACCGTAGAATTGAAGGTGACCCTGAACCAGGTAAATGTTTCCTGAGCCAGGGCTATATCTGCCTGGGTTCCGTGACCCTGGGACGCTGTGGTGGTTTGTGTACTGAAGCAGGAGTTCCCTGCCACGGCTGTGGAGGGCCTTCCCTGGACGTTTTAAGGGAACCAAGCCACGATATCTACAATGGAGTTATAAAGAGAATAGCTCACCTTTCCAAAATGCCTGAAAAAGACGTGGAAAAACAGATCTATGATATTGGACACATTATCTACGGATTCGTTATTGGAAGCAAAACCATGGAGGATAAACAGGTTTCACTCATTCCCCAACTGGTGAAGAAGTGAGCTATTGAGGTGATTATTATGAAAAATATCGAAATTAGCCCGGTAAGCAGGATTGAGGGCCACGCTAAAATCACCGTGCAGGTGGATGATGCAGGTAATGTGGCCGACGCTCATTTCCATGTTATGGAAATCAGGGGATTTGAAAAGTTCCTGGAAGGTGCTGCTGTAGAGGAAGCCCCTCGAATCACCCCCCGTATATGTGGTATATGTCAGACTGCACACCACCTGGCATCAGCCAAAGCCACGGATATGGTATTTGGACTGGAAATACCAGAAACAGCCCAAAAACTAAGGGAACTCATGTTACTGGGACAGTACATACACTCCCATTCACTTCACTTCTACTTCCTGGGTGCTCCAGACCTGGTTATGGGACCTGAGTCTGACCCAGCCATGCGAAACGTGGTGGGTATCCTAAAAAGCAACCCGGATCTGGCCATGATGGCCATAAAAACCCGTAAAATAGGGCAGGCTATCACCGGAGTGGTGGGTGGTAAACCCATAAGTCCAGTAACTGCCATACCCGGAGGACAGTCCCGGGGCATAACTGCAGAACAACAAGCTGAATTATTATCTGAAGCTAAAAATGCAATAAACCTGATAGAACAGGGTGTGGAAGTAGCTAAACCATTATTTGCCCAGTACAGTGAAGCTATTGAAGCACTGGGCCCAGTTGAAAGCCATTTCGGAGCACTGACCAACGGTGGATCCATTGAGTTCTACGATGGACCAGCCAAGATCATCGATAAATCCGGTAACCAGGTCTATGAATTTGCAGCAGCTGACTACCTGGACTACATCGAAGAAAAGGTTCAACCCTGGTCCTACTTGAAGTTCCCCTACCTAAAACAGATAGGGTTCCCTGAAGGTAATTATCGTGTGGGACCACTGGCCCGGTTAAATGTAGCCGACAGCATACCCACAGAAAAGGCATCAGCACTATACGGAGAATACAAAGACCAGTACGGAATTGCTCAAAACGCACTCCTTTACCACTACGCCCGTTTAATTGAATTGATGTACGCCGCAGAAAGGGCAGTGCAGCTTTTAGAAGATGATAGCATAACCGGTACTGACCTGCGACAACAACTCTCCGAACCACTACTGACCAAGGAAGAGGCCGAAGCATCCGGTGAAACCAAACGGGGTGTGGGCATGATCGAGGCCACCAGAGGAATCCTCATCCATGACTACGAAACAGATGCTGGTGGATTCATTAAACGTGCCAACCTCATTGTTTCTACAGGCCAGAACAACCTATCTATGGATATCGGTGTTCGGGAAACTGCCAAACAGATGATCCATGGTGAAGAAGTTTCAGAAGGTCTTAAAAACAAGCTGGAAATGATTGTACGGGCTTACGATCCCTGCTTATCCTGTGCAACCCACGCCATTGACGGAAGTTCACCACTACAGGTAGACATCTACGACAGCGAAGGCCAACTCTTGAAAAAACATCTACTCTGAGGTTACCTTTTAACCTCAAAATCCCTTATTTTTTTTAAACTGAATATAAGTTCCGGTTTTATTTATAATTCCCCTGTTTTATTTCATTACCTGGTTTTTATTTCATTAAAAATAGTTAAATGATTATTTTTCCATTTAAATAAATAACCATCTTTATATCTCGCTCTTAGTATAATTTATGAATTTAATTTGGAATAAATCTATTTTTCACCCTCTTTTTTTACTTAAATCTCTGTTAATTCCGGGATTATTATCCAGAATCCAGTGGTTAATGTGTCACCCTGAGCCACCGCAAAAACGATAAGCATAATAAAAAGTAACTGTAAGAATATTTTATAATTAAAGTTTCTTTAAAATTCTAGTGATCCCATGACTGACACCCATTTGAAGATGCAACTGGAAAAGGCCACTGTGGACCTGGATAAAACCACCGATGTAGAGGGTATACTGGTGGTGGCCAATGACGGGCGGATACTTCACCATAACTTACGGGTTGATGTGGATATCAATTTATTCAGCCCCATGTCCCAGGTTATCTCCAGTTCCTCCCTACGTCTGTTAAGCTCATCCGGCCAGGGAGATATGGAAAGAGTGCTGGTGGAATCTTCTGGAGGTAAAATACTCTTTTTAGGCGTGGAAAACGGTCATTTAATAATTTTAATGCGGAATTCCGCTAACGTGGGCATGGTACTGGTGAATGCCAAACGAGCATCACTGAAGATCAATGAAACAACCCACGAACTCACCCTGGAAGTGCCCACTCCGGAGAAAATACCTGAAGAATTGCCAGACCAGGAAATACCAGTGGAAAATGTTCCCGTGGAAAAAGGAACTGAAGAAATACCAGTGAAAGAAGTGTCAGTTGTTGAAGGTGTTCCCCCATCAAGTGAATCATCGGAGGATATTACCCCCGAGCAGGCCCCAGTTGAGAGTACTGTGGAGAAAGAAACTCCTGGAGAATCACTCACTGCAACTACAGTAGAAATAGAAGAAACTTCACAAAAAGGTCAGGTCACCGAACCCCTGGAAAAAACTGAGGAAGCACCCTCTGAGATTCCGTCTGAATCCACACTCCCTGCAGAAATAGCGGAGCTTCCTGAAAAACCTCCGGTCGAGTCTGAAGTGCCAGTAGGGAAAACTGAGGATAAAACTTCCGAAATTGAACAAAAATCTATTTTAGAGCGAGCAGAAGAAATAACTACTGAATCTCTGGAAGTAAGTGAAACAGAATCAACTGAACTATCTGTTGAAGAAAAAACAGTACCAGAAACTGGGAAAGAGTTAGAACCAAAAGTAAAAGAGGAAGTAACCGGAATAAAAACTGAAGTGGAAACTGAAGTGGAAGAACCAGAGTCAGTTGAGGAAGTAAAAGAAGCAGAACCTACCATACCCACAGTCAAACCCCCAATTTCATTCCCTTCACTGCCCAAGCAGGTAGAAATCCCGGATGATCCTGAAAAACGTGCCGATCTCATACTGGAAATTTATGAATACATATTCCTGGCCATGTCCCTGGGAGCAGCCAAGATCATGGGAGTGGCACCCGCCCGAGGACTCACCAAAAAATTCCTGCCCTTTGATAAATGTAAGAGACTCCTGGAAAATGTGGATCTCAAGAGCAACGCCACCATTGACTTTGCCCAGATCAAAGAAAATGCCCGGGAAATCCCCATTGAAGAACGCGAAAAAATATTTATCCAAGATTTCAACCGCATAATAGAAGTCATTACGGAAAATTATGGGAAAGTAATGGGATATGAGGCATTCCGAGCTATGGTGAGGCCTGAATTCATGGAAATCAAAAATTCCTATGGAGAAGCCATGGATAAACTGGATATCAAAGGAAAAATGCATCCAGAAATTGCTCACCTGTTCTCCTGAACCCTGTTAACCAGTTTAATGTTTTTTTAAGCCAAAAATCAGTTACTGACAATACCCCTACAACATTAATATTGGAAACCACACTTTTTTTAAAATTAAGTTGATTTGATCCCGGTTAAAAAGTTAAATAACCCGGATTAATCTAAATTTTAAACCTTTTTAAAATAACAGTTACATATCAATAATCATATTATCCCCACAAAATTAGAAAAATTACCTTCACAAAATATTTAGAAATAAGAACAGTTTATTAGAAATTAAAACGGTGATAAATTATGAACGGACCATGGGTGGAAAAATACCGACCACAAAACCTGGATGAGGTTGTGGGTCAAGAACACATTATACAAAGACTCAAACAGTACATACACGAAGAGAGCATGCCTAACCTCATGTTCACTGGACCAGCAGGAGTGGGAAAAACCACCACGGCCATTGCCCTGGCCAAAGCCATGCTGGGGGAATACTGGAAGCAGAATTTCCTGGAACTGAATGCCTCTGATGCCAGGGGTATTGAGACTGTGCGTAAGGATATTAAGAGTTTCTGTCGGTTAAAGGCCGTTGGCGCACCCTTCCGAATTATTTTCCTGGATGAAGTGGATAACATGACCAAGGATGCCCAGCACGCCCTTCGCCGTGAGATGGAGATGTACACCAAAACATCATCTTTCATTCTTTCCTGTAACTACTCCTCCAAGATCATTGATCCTATCCAATCCCGGTGTGCCATATTCAGATTCGCCCCTATCAAAGGTCACCAAGTTATCCAGAGATTGGAAATAATAGCTAAGGCTGAAAACGTAAATTACACTCCTGGAACTCTGGAAAGCATTGTCTACTTTGCCGAGGGAGATATGCGCCGGGCAGTAAACATCCTGCAGTCCACCGCATCCATGGGCGAAGAGGTGACTGAGGAAACCGTCCATGATGTGGTTTCCAAGGCCAAACCAAAAGATGTGCGTAGAATAGTGAACATGGCACTGGATGGAGATTTTATGGGTGCCCGTGACCTTCTACGGGAGGTTATGGTGGTTCAGGGAACCAGTGGAGAAGATATGGTTACTCAGATCTATCAGGAAGTCTCCAGAATGGCGGTAGACGACCTTATTGCCAGTGATGAATACATCAAACTGGTGGAAAATATTGGAGAATACGACTTCCGAATAAGGGAAGGGGCCAATCCGCGTATACAGTTGGAAGCTTTATTAACCAAATTTTTACCAAAAGAAAAGGCAGATTAGATGTTGTGGACTGAAAAGTACAGTCCCCAGACCATGAAAGATGTTCTGGGGAATAAAAAGGCCATTGAAGAGATTGAAAATTGGGTAGAAAGCTGGGATCATGGTGAAGCCCAGAAATGCATCCTCCTGGTAGGACCACCCGGTACCGGTAAAACCACTCTGGCCCATCTGGTTGCCCGTGAGTTCTCGGACCACATAGAACTCAACGCCAGTGACAAACGATCCTACGACATAATAATGAACACCATTGGCGAAGCATCAGCTTCTGTCTCCCTATTCGGGCAGGGGGGTCGTAAACTCATAATCCTGGACGAAGTAGACGGTTTACATGGTAACGAGGACCGGGGAGGGATACGGGCCATAAACAAGATCATCAAAGAGGGCCACCATCCCATGATCATGATGGCCAACGATCTTTACAGTAAACGTATCCAGAGCCTTAAATCCAAATGTCAGTTGATAAAAATAAACAAAGTACATACCAATTCCATAGTGGCTCTTTTAAAGAGGATCTGTGTCAAGGAAGGGGTGGATTTTGAGGAACATGTTCTCCGCACACTGGCCAAGAGATCCCGTGGAGATTTAAGATCAGCCATAAACGATCTGCAGGTCATTGCCCAGGGAAAGGATTCAATCACCTCTGATGATCTGAAAGCTGTGGCGGAAAAGGATGATATCAACAACATCTTCGATTCAGTGCGTACTGTGCTTAAAAGCAAAAATCCCAAGAGAATCAAGGATGC from Methanobacterium formicicum harbors:
- a CDS encoding F420-nonreducing hydrogenase, coding for MVKIALEALASCSGCEVSILDLHEDLATLLDQAEIVYAPILMDVKEVPDDIDIAIVSGSVRNAENKERLEELREKSKYLIAYGTCACFGGITGMADLYTPEEVTSRTYSDNPSTESAPLPNEVVPELLSIVHPAADFTRIDGFIPGCPPKEQLTHDILIPLINDEAPDVPKKSVCADCKREMEHVEFDTIHRRIEGDPEPGKCFLSQGYICLGSVTLGRCGGLCTEAGVPCHGCGGPSLDVLREPSHDIYNGVIKRIAHLSKMPEKDVEKQIYDIGHIIYGFVIGSKTMEDKQVSLIPQLVKK
- a CDS encoding Ni/Fe hydrogenase subunit alpha, with translation MKNIEISPVSRIEGHAKITVQVDDAGNVADAHFHVMEIRGFEKFLEGAAVEEAPRITPRICGICQTAHHLASAKATDMVFGLEIPETAQKLRELMLLGQYIHSHSLHFYFLGAPDLVMGPESDPAMRNVVGILKSNPDLAMMAIKTRKIGQAITGVVGGKPISPVTAIPGGQSRGITAEQQAELLSEAKNAINLIEQGVEVAKPLFAQYSEAIEALGPVESHFGALTNGGSIEFYDGPAKIIDKSGNQVYEFAAADYLDYIEEKVQPWSYLKFPYLKQIGFPEGNYRVGPLARLNVADSIPTEKASALYGEYKDQYGIAQNALLYHYARLIELMYAAERAVQLLEDDSITGTDLRQQLSEPLLTKEEAEASGETKRGVGMIEATRGILIHDYETDAGGFIKRANLIVSTGQNNLSMDIGVRETAKQMIHGEEVSEGLKNKLEMIVRAYDPCLSCATHAIDGSSPLQVDIYDSEGQLLKKHLL
- a CDS encoding roadblock/LC7 domain-containing protein, translated to MTDTHLKMQLEKATVDLDKTTDVEGILVVANDGRILHHNLRVDVDINLFSPMSQVISSSSLRLLSSSGQGDMERVLVESSGGKILFLGVENGHLIILMRNSANVGMVLVNAKRASLKINETTHELTLEVPTPEKIPEELPDQEIPVENVPVEKGTEEIPVKEVSVVEGVPPSSESSEDITPEQAPVESTVEKETPGESLTATTVEIEETSQKGQVTEPLEKTEEAPSEIPSESTLPAEIAELPEKPPVESEVPVGKTEDKTSEIEQKSILERAEEITTESLEVSETESTELSVEEKTVPETGKELEPKVKEEVTGIKTEVETEVEEPESVEEVKEAEPTIPTVKPPISFPSLPKQVEIPDDPEKRADLILEIYEYIFLAMSLGAAKIMGVAPARGLTKKFLPFDKCKRLLENVDLKSNATIDFAQIKENAREIPIEEREKIFIQDFNRIIEVITENYGKVMGYEAFRAMVRPEFMEIKNSYGEAMDKLDIKGKMHPEIAHLFS
- a CDS encoding replication factor C small subunit, producing the protein MNGPWVEKYRPQNLDEVVGQEHIIQRLKQYIHEESMPNLMFTGPAGVGKTTTAIALAKAMLGEYWKQNFLELNASDARGIETVRKDIKSFCRLKAVGAPFRIIFLDEVDNMTKDAQHALRREMEMYTKTSSFILSCNYSSKIIDPIQSRCAIFRFAPIKGHQVIQRLEIIAKAENVNYTPGTLESIVYFAEGDMRRAVNILQSTASMGEEVTEETVHDVVSKAKPKDVRRIVNMALDGDFMGARDLLREVMVVQGTSGEDMVTQIYQEVSRMAVDDLIASDEYIKLVENIGEYDFRIREGANPRIQLEALLTKFLPKEKAD